A region of Bombyx mori chromosome 13, ASM3026992v2 DNA encodes the following proteins:
- the LOC101736324 gene encoding transient receptor potential-gamma protein isoform X3, producing MSGGSGGGGSSADGRRPSTCRVDMGALLASEPRPLDSKVKRHSIHGMTEEENVVRPHQEMAVLSLEEKKYLLGVERGDVAGTRRVLQRARDTGHINVDCVDPLGRSALLMAIDNENLEMVELLLEFGVETRDALLHAISEEFVEAVEALLDHEERTRKPGEPNSWEALPPETATFTSDITPLILAAHRDSYEIIKLLLDRGAQLPEPHDVRCGCDDCVRSRREDSLRHSRSRINAYRALASPSLIALSSKDPILTAFELSWELRRLSALEHEFKTEYQELRVQCQEFATALLDHTRTSNELQILLNHEKGASPQAPLTEPGAPERMRLSRLKLAIKLRQKKFVAHPNVQQLLASIWYESVPGFRRKNMLLQAAEMVRIGAMFPLYSLAYIAAPHSAVGRTLRKPFIKFLCHSASYFMFLFLLILASQRIETAPGGLLWDVSHDEPLSRRGSMPSIVEWLILAWVSGLIWSEVKQLWDMGLREYVHDMWNVIDFVTNSLYVATVALRIVSHYQVRREMAMGLQWNQPREKWDAWDPMLLSEGLFSAANIFSSLKLVYIFSVNPHLGPLQVSLSRMVLDILKFFVLDILVIFAFSCGLNQLLWYYADMEKKRCTVGTALTPNGTLPDPDACVVWRRFANLFETMQTLFWAAFGLVDLDSFELDGIKIFTRFWGMLMFGTYAVINVIVLLNLLIAMMNHSYQLISERADVEWKFARSKLWISYFEEGGTAPPPFNVLPSPKSLLYAWRWLQRRLCGHARAKREHMRTIRRKVKQANERDFRYQAIMRNLVRRYVTVQQRRAESGGVTEDDVNEIKQDVSAFRCELVEILRNSGMNTSTANAGAPEVMMLRAGGGGGKKNRQKERRLMKGFNIAPGGSLAPVDEFMSPVSWLQHDHGVPHYSLSTLLGPRLRASQSSLSDGPGAGMSASRRKPQHKRRWGTIIDAARAARVSRLIGRSRSEDSVCDHARQSPSGSEPSESGSDSQRSPERTGSRSGPLHPLTALAALKRKRKKFSDSRRPEATVRPVPAPESLQRASSVPARVPPAAPPRAPPPPAVSPSTTAESVAARGGSREPLLASLDDEAHKRDGCGQCGYESGPQGGGEAGGGAGEAEGACGRCAALARLAGVTPLAGHAPHHSAGWL from the exons ATGTCCGGCGGCAGTGGCGGCGGCGGCTCCAGTGCTGACGGGCGGCGTCCCTCCACCTGCCGCGTGGACATGGGCGCGCTGCTGGCGTCCGAGCCGCGCCCGCTCGACAGCAAGGTTAAG CGGCACAGCATCCACGGGATGACGGAAGAAGAAAATGTGGTTCGACCACATCAGGAGATGGCCGTGCTGTCTTTGGAGGAGAAGAAGTACCTGCTGGGCGTGGAGCGAGGAGACGTGGCGGGGACGCGGCGCGTGCTGCAGCGGGCCCGCGACACCGGACACATCAACGTCGACTGTGTGGACCCGCTCGGACGCAGCGCGCTGCTCATGGCCATTGACAACGAGAACCTCGAGATGGTGGAGCTGCTCCTCGAGTTCGGCGTGGAGACCCGCGACGCACTGCTGCACGCCATCTCCGAGGAGTTCGTCGAGGCCGTGGAGGCCCTGCTCGACCACGAGGAGCGGACCAGGAAGCCCGGCGAACCGAAC AGTTGGGAGGCGCTTCCGCCGGAGACGGCCACGTTTACGTCTGACATCACGCCGCTGATCCTGGCGGCGCACCGGGACAGCTACGAGATCATCAAGCTGCTGCTGGACCGCGGCGCGCAGCTGCCCGAGCCGCACGACGTGCGCTGCGGCTGCGACGACTGCGTGCGCTCCCGCCGCGAGGACTCGCTGCGACACTCCCGCTCCAGGATCAACGCGTACCGCGCGCTCGCCTCCCCTTCGCTCATCGCCCTATCCTCCAAGGACCCCATTTTAACCGCTTTCGAGCTGTCGTGGGAGCTGCGCCGGTTGTCCGCATTGGAACATGAGTTCAAAACGGAATACCAGGAGCTCCGCGTTCAGTGTCAGGAGTTCGCGACTGCACTGTTGGATCACACGCGGACGTCTAATGAACTTCAGATCCTGCTGAATCACGAGAAGGGTGCTTCACCTCAGGCACCGCTCACTGAACCAGGCGCTCCCGAGCGGATGCGCTTGTCGCGGCTCAAGCTTGCCATCAAGTTGCGACAAAAGAAG TTCGTGGCGCACCCGAACGTGCAGCAGCTGCTGGCGTCGATCTGGTACGAGAGCGTGCCCGGGTTCCGCCGCAAGAACATGCTGCTGCAGGCGGCGGAGATGGTGCGGATCGGCGCCATGTTCCCGCTCTACTCGCTCGCCTACATCGCGGCGCCGCACTCCGCCGTCGGACGCACGCTCAGGAAGCCCTTCATCAAATTCCTCTGCCACTCCGCCAGTTACTTTATGTTTCTAT TTCTGTTGATCCTGGCGTCGCAGCGCATCGAGACGGCGCCGGGCGGGCTGCTGTGGGACGTCTCCCACGACGAGCCGCTCTCCCGGCGCGGCTCCATGCCCTCCATAGTCGAGTGGCTCATACTCGCCTGGGTCAGCG GCTTAATCTGGAGCGAAGTGAAGCAGCTGTGGGACATGGGGCTGAGAGAGTACGTACATGACATGTGGAACGTCATCGACTTCGTCACCAACTCGCTGTACGTGGCCACCGTGGCGCTCAGGATCGTCTCGCACTACCAG GTTCGTCGCGAGATGGCGATGGGCCTGCAGTGGAACCAACCTCGCGAGAAGTGGGACGCTTGGGACCCGATGCTGCTCTCCGAGGGGCTGTTCTCGGCCGCCAACATCTTCAGCAGTCTCAAGTTGGTGTACATCTTCAGCGTGAACCCTCACCTCGGTCCGTTGCAGGTGTCGCTGAGTCGGATGGTGTTGGACATCCTCAAGTTTTTTGTCTTGGACATACTCGTCATATTTGCGTTCTCATGCG GGCTAAACCAGTTGTTGTGGTACTACGCGGACATGGAGAAGAAGCGCTGCACGGTGGGCACCGCGCTCACGCCCAACGGCACCCTGCCCGACCCGGACGCCTGTGTCGTCTGGAGACGGTTTGCTAA TTTGTTCGAGACAATGCAGACGCTGTTCTGGGCTGCGTTCGGGCTGGTGGACTTGGATTCGTTCGAGCTCGACGGGATCAAGATCTTCACGCGGTTCTGGGGGATGCTCATGTTCGGCACGTACGCCGTCATCAACGTCATCGTGCTGCTCAACTTGCTCATCGCCATGATGAACCACTCCTATCAGCTGATATCC GAGCGTGCAGATGTGGAATGGAAGTTCGCCCGCAGCAAGCTGTGGATCAGCTACTTTGAGGAGGGTGGAACTGCGCCCCCGCCCTTCAACGTGCTGCCCTCGCCCAAGTCCCTGCTGTACGCCTGGCGGTGGCTGCAGCGCCGGCTCTGTGGGCACGCCCGCGCCAAGCGAGAACATATGCGGACTATTAGG AGAAAGGTGAAGCAAGCCAATGAGAGAGACTTTCGATATCAG GCTATAATGCGGAACCTGGTGCGTCGCTACGTGACGGTCCAGCAGCGGCGCGCGGAGAGCGGCGGCGTCACCGAGGACGACGTCAACGAGATCAAGCAGGACGTCTCCGCCTTCCGCTGCGAGCTCGTCGAGATCCTGCGCAACTCCGGGATGAACACCTCCACAGCCAACGCGGGAGCTCCCG AAGTAATGATGTTACGCGCAGGCGGCGGAGGCGGCAAAAAGAATCGTCAGAAGGAGCGACGCCTCATGAAGGGATTCAACATAGCTCCGGGCGGGTCCCTGGCCCCCGTGGACGAGTTCATGTCGCCCGTGTCCTGGCTGCAGCACGACCACGGCGTGCCGCACTACTCGCTGTCCACGCTGCTCGGGCCGCGCCTGCGAGCCTCCCAGTCCAGCCTCAGCGACGGACCCG GCGCCGGGATGAGTGCGTCGCGTCGCAAGCCGCAGCACAAGCGTCGCTGGGGCACAATCATCGACGCCGCTCGGGCGGCCCGTGTGTCTCGACTCATCGGCCGGTCGCGCTCTGAGGACTCTGTCTGCGATCACGCGCGGCAGTCGCCAAG CGGTAGCGAGCCTTCGGAGTCGGGCAGCGACTCGCAGCGCAGTCCGGAGCGGACGGGATCTCGGAGTGGACCCTTGCATCCGTTGACGGCACTGGCGGCCCTCAAGCGGAAGCGAAAGAAATTCTCGGATTCCCGGCGGCCCGAAGCCACGGTCCGGCCCGTTCCGGCGCCTGAGAGTCTGCAGCGCGCCAGTTCGGTGCCGGCTCGCGTGCCCCCcgccgccccgccccgcgcccctCCGCCGCCCGCCGTGTCGCCCTCCACCACCGCCGAGAGCGTGGCCGCGCGCGGAGGCAGCCGGGAGCCGCTGCTGGCCAGCCTCGACGACGAAGCGCACAAG CGGGACGGCTGCGGCCAGTGCGGGTACGAGTCGGGGCCGCAGGGCGGCGGGGAGGCGGGGGGCGGGGCGGGCGAGGCGGAGGGCGCGTGCGGGCGGTGCGCGGCGCTGGCGCGGCTGGCGGGCGTGACGCCGCTGGCGGGCCACGCGCCGCACCACTCCGCGGGCTGGCTCTAG
- the LOC101736324 gene encoding transient receptor potential-gamma protein isoform X4: MSGGSGGGGSSADGRRPSTCRVDMGALLASEPRPLDSKVKRHSIHGMTEEENVVRPHQEMAVLSLEEKKYLLGVERGDVAGTRRVLQRARDTGHINVDCVDPLGRSALLMAIDNENLEMVELLLEFGVETRDALLHAISEEFVEAVEALLDHEERTRKPGEPNSWEALPPETATFTSDITPLILAAHRDSYEIIKLLLDRGAQLPEPHDVRCGCDDCVRSRREDSLRHSRSRINAYRALASPSLIALSSKDPILTAFELSWELRRLSALEHEFKTEYQELRVQCQEFATALLDHTRTSNELQILLNHEKGASPQAPLTEPGAPERMRLSRLKLAIKLRQKKFVAHPNVQQLLASIWYESVPGFRRKNMLLQAAEMVRIGAMFPLYSLAYIAAPHSAVGRTLRKPFIKFLCHSASYFMFLFLLILASQRIETAPGGLLWDVSHDEPLSRRGSMPSIVEWLILAWVSGLIWSEVKQLWDMGLREYVHDMWNVIDFVTNSLYVATVALRIVSHYQVRREMAMGLQWNQPREKWDAWDPMLLSEGLFSAANIFSSLKLVYIFSVNPHLGPLQVSLSRMVLDILKFFVLDILVIFAFSCGLNQLLWYYADMEKKRCTVGTALTPNGTLPDPDACVVWRRFANLFETMQTLFWAAFGLVDLDSFELDGIKIFTRFWGMLMFGTYAVINVIVLLNLLIAMMNHSYQLISERADVEWKFARSKLWISYFEEGGTAPPPFNVLPSPKSLLYAWRWLQRRLCGHARAKREHMRTIRRKVKQANERDFRYQAIMRNLVRRYVTVQQRRAESGGVTEDDVNEIKQDVSAFRCELVEILRNSGMNTSTANAGAPGGGGGKKNRQKERRLMKGFNIAPGGSLAPVDEFMSPVSWLQHDHGVPHYSLSTLLGPRLRASQSSLSDGPGAGMSASRRKPQHKRRWGTIIDAARAARVSRLIGRSRSEDSVCDHARQSPSGSEPSESGSDSQRSPERTGSRSGPLHPLTALAALKRKRKKFSDSRRPEATVRPVPAPESLQRASSVPARVPPAAPPRAPPPPAVSPSTTAESVAARGGSREPLLASLDDEAHKRDGCGQCGYESGPQGGGEAGGGAGEAEGACGRCAALARLAGVTPLAGHAPHHSAGWL, translated from the exons ATGTCCGGCGGCAGTGGCGGCGGCGGCTCCAGTGCTGACGGGCGGCGTCCCTCCACCTGCCGCGTGGACATGGGCGCGCTGCTGGCGTCCGAGCCGCGCCCGCTCGACAGCAAGGTTAAG CGGCACAGCATCCACGGGATGACGGAAGAAGAAAATGTGGTTCGACCACATCAGGAGATGGCCGTGCTGTCTTTGGAGGAGAAGAAGTACCTGCTGGGCGTGGAGCGAGGAGACGTGGCGGGGACGCGGCGCGTGCTGCAGCGGGCCCGCGACACCGGACACATCAACGTCGACTGTGTGGACCCGCTCGGACGCAGCGCGCTGCTCATGGCCATTGACAACGAGAACCTCGAGATGGTGGAGCTGCTCCTCGAGTTCGGCGTGGAGACCCGCGACGCACTGCTGCACGCCATCTCCGAGGAGTTCGTCGAGGCCGTGGAGGCCCTGCTCGACCACGAGGAGCGGACCAGGAAGCCCGGCGAACCGAAC AGTTGGGAGGCGCTTCCGCCGGAGACGGCCACGTTTACGTCTGACATCACGCCGCTGATCCTGGCGGCGCACCGGGACAGCTACGAGATCATCAAGCTGCTGCTGGACCGCGGCGCGCAGCTGCCCGAGCCGCACGACGTGCGCTGCGGCTGCGACGACTGCGTGCGCTCCCGCCGCGAGGACTCGCTGCGACACTCCCGCTCCAGGATCAACGCGTACCGCGCGCTCGCCTCCCCTTCGCTCATCGCCCTATCCTCCAAGGACCCCATTTTAACCGCTTTCGAGCTGTCGTGGGAGCTGCGCCGGTTGTCCGCATTGGAACATGAGTTCAAAACGGAATACCAGGAGCTCCGCGTTCAGTGTCAGGAGTTCGCGACTGCACTGTTGGATCACACGCGGACGTCTAATGAACTTCAGATCCTGCTGAATCACGAGAAGGGTGCTTCACCTCAGGCACCGCTCACTGAACCAGGCGCTCCCGAGCGGATGCGCTTGTCGCGGCTCAAGCTTGCCATCAAGTTGCGACAAAAGAAG TTCGTGGCGCACCCGAACGTGCAGCAGCTGCTGGCGTCGATCTGGTACGAGAGCGTGCCCGGGTTCCGCCGCAAGAACATGCTGCTGCAGGCGGCGGAGATGGTGCGGATCGGCGCCATGTTCCCGCTCTACTCGCTCGCCTACATCGCGGCGCCGCACTCCGCCGTCGGACGCACGCTCAGGAAGCCCTTCATCAAATTCCTCTGCCACTCCGCCAGTTACTTTATGTTTCTAT TTCTGTTGATCCTGGCGTCGCAGCGCATCGAGACGGCGCCGGGCGGGCTGCTGTGGGACGTCTCCCACGACGAGCCGCTCTCCCGGCGCGGCTCCATGCCCTCCATAGTCGAGTGGCTCATACTCGCCTGGGTCAGCG GCTTAATCTGGAGCGAAGTGAAGCAGCTGTGGGACATGGGGCTGAGAGAGTACGTACATGACATGTGGAACGTCATCGACTTCGTCACCAACTCGCTGTACGTGGCCACCGTGGCGCTCAGGATCGTCTCGCACTACCAG GTTCGTCGCGAGATGGCGATGGGCCTGCAGTGGAACCAACCTCGCGAGAAGTGGGACGCTTGGGACCCGATGCTGCTCTCCGAGGGGCTGTTCTCGGCCGCCAACATCTTCAGCAGTCTCAAGTTGGTGTACATCTTCAGCGTGAACCCTCACCTCGGTCCGTTGCAGGTGTCGCTGAGTCGGATGGTGTTGGACATCCTCAAGTTTTTTGTCTTGGACATACTCGTCATATTTGCGTTCTCATGCG GGCTAAACCAGTTGTTGTGGTACTACGCGGACATGGAGAAGAAGCGCTGCACGGTGGGCACCGCGCTCACGCCCAACGGCACCCTGCCCGACCCGGACGCCTGTGTCGTCTGGAGACGGTTTGCTAA TTTGTTCGAGACAATGCAGACGCTGTTCTGGGCTGCGTTCGGGCTGGTGGACTTGGATTCGTTCGAGCTCGACGGGATCAAGATCTTCACGCGGTTCTGGGGGATGCTCATGTTCGGCACGTACGCCGTCATCAACGTCATCGTGCTGCTCAACTTGCTCATCGCCATGATGAACCACTCCTATCAGCTGATATCC GAGCGTGCAGATGTGGAATGGAAGTTCGCCCGCAGCAAGCTGTGGATCAGCTACTTTGAGGAGGGTGGAACTGCGCCCCCGCCCTTCAACGTGCTGCCCTCGCCCAAGTCCCTGCTGTACGCCTGGCGGTGGCTGCAGCGCCGGCTCTGTGGGCACGCCCGCGCCAAGCGAGAACATATGCGGACTATTAGG AGAAAGGTGAAGCAAGCCAATGAGAGAGACTTTCGATATCAG GCTATAATGCGGAACCTGGTGCGTCGCTACGTGACGGTCCAGCAGCGGCGCGCGGAGAGCGGCGGCGTCACCGAGGACGACGTCAACGAGATCAAGCAGGACGTCTCCGCCTTCCGCTGCGAGCTCGTCGAGATCCTGCGCAACTCCGGGATGAACACCTCCACAGCCAACGCGGGAGCTCCCG GCGGCGGAGGCGGCAAAAAGAATCGTCAGAAGGAGCGACGCCTCATGAAGGGATTCAACATAGCTCCGGGCGGGTCCCTGGCCCCCGTGGACGAGTTCATGTCGCCCGTGTCCTGGCTGCAGCACGACCACGGCGTGCCGCACTACTCGCTGTCCACGCTGCTCGGGCCGCGCCTGCGAGCCTCCCAGTCCAGCCTCAGCGACGGACCCG GCGCCGGGATGAGTGCGTCGCGTCGCAAGCCGCAGCACAAGCGTCGCTGGGGCACAATCATCGACGCCGCTCGGGCGGCCCGTGTGTCTCGACTCATCGGCCGGTCGCGCTCTGAGGACTCTGTCTGCGATCACGCGCGGCAGTCGCCAAG CGGTAGCGAGCCTTCGGAGTCGGGCAGCGACTCGCAGCGCAGTCCGGAGCGGACGGGATCTCGGAGTGGACCCTTGCATCCGTTGACGGCACTGGCGGCCCTCAAGCGGAAGCGAAAGAAATTCTCGGATTCCCGGCGGCCCGAAGCCACGGTCCGGCCCGTTCCGGCGCCTGAGAGTCTGCAGCGCGCCAGTTCGGTGCCGGCTCGCGTGCCCCCcgccgccccgccccgcgcccctCCGCCGCCCGCCGTGTCGCCCTCCACCACCGCCGAGAGCGTGGCCGCGCGCGGAGGCAGCCGGGAGCCGCTGCTGGCCAGCCTCGACGACGAAGCGCACAAG CGGGACGGCTGCGGCCAGTGCGGGTACGAGTCGGGGCCGCAGGGCGGCGGGGAGGCGGGGGGCGGGGCGGGCGAGGCGGAGGGCGCGTGCGGGCGGTGCGCGGCGCTGGCGCGGCTGGCGGGCGTGACGCCGCTGGCGGGCCACGCGCCGCACCACTCCGCGGGCTGGCTCTAG
- the LOC101736324 gene encoding transient receptor potential-gamma protein isoform X1, protein MSGGSGGGGSSADGRRPSTCRVDMGALLASEPRPLDSKVKRHSIHGMTEEENVVRPHQEMAVLSLEEKKYLLGVERGDVAGTRRVLQRARDTGHINVDCVDPLGRSALLMAIDNENLEMVELLLEFGVETRDALLHAISEEFVEAVEALLDHEERTRKPGEPNSWEALPPETATFTSDITPLILAAHRDSYEIIKLLLDRGAQLPEPHDVRCGCDDCVRSRREDSLRHSRSRINAYRALASPSLIALSSKDPILTAFELSWELRRLSALEHEFKTEYQELRVQCQEFATALLDHTRTSNELQILLNHEKGASPQAPLTEPGAPERMRLSRLKLAIKLRQKKFVAHPNVQQLLASIWYESVPGFRRKNMLLQAAEMVRIGAMFPLYSLAYIAAPHSAVGRTLRKPFIKFLCHSASYFMFLFLLILASQRIETAPGGLLWDVSHDEPLSRRGSMPSIVEWLILAWVSGLIWSEVKQLWDMGLREYVHDMWNVIDFVTNSLYVATVALRIVSHYQVRREMAMGLQWNQPREKWDAWDPMLLSEGLFSAANIFSSLKLVYIFSVNPHLGPLQVSLSRMVLDILKFFVLDILVIFAFSCGLNQLLWYYADMEKKRCTVGTALTPNGTLPDPDACVVWRRFANLFETMQTLFWAAFGLVDLDSFELDGIKIFTRFWGMLMFGTYAVINVIVLLNLLIAMMNHSYQLISERADVEWKFARSKLWISYFEEGGTAPPPFNVLPSPKSLLYAWRWLQRRLCGHARAKREHMRTIRRKVKQANERDFRYQAIMRNLVRRYVTVQQRRAESGGVTEDDVNEIKQDVSAFRCELVEILRNSGMNTSTANAGAPEVMMLRAGGGGGKKNRQKERRLMKGFNIAPGGSLAPVDEFMSPVSWLQHDHGVPHYSLSTLLGPRLRASQSSLSDGPGAGMSASRRKPQHKRRWGTIIDAARAARVSRLIGRSRSEDSVCDHARQSPSGSEPSESGSDSQRSPERTGSRSGPLHPLTALAALKRKRKKFSDSRRPEATVRPVPAPESLQRASSVPARVPPAAPPRAPPPPAVSPSTTAESVAARGGSREPLLASLDDEAHKVMSVSNVGPFDSAPREDGRVNERERRHSLQRDGCGQCGYESGPQGGGEAGGGAGEAEGACGRCAALARLAGVTPLAGHAPHHSAGWL, encoded by the exons ATGTCCGGCGGCAGTGGCGGCGGCGGCTCCAGTGCTGACGGGCGGCGTCCCTCCACCTGCCGCGTGGACATGGGCGCGCTGCTGGCGTCCGAGCCGCGCCCGCTCGACAGCAAGGTTAAG CGGCACAGCATCCACGGGATGACGGAAGAAGAAAATGTGGTTCGACCACATCAGGAGATGGCCGTGCTGTCTTTGGAGGAGAAGAAGTACCTGCTGGGCGTGGAGCGAGGAGACGTGGCGGGGACGCGGCGCGTGCTGCAGCGGGCCCGCGACACCGGACACATCAACGTCGACTGTGTGGACCCGCTCGGACGCAGCGCGCTGCTCATGGCCATTGACAACGAGAACCTCGAGATGGTGGAGCTGCTCCTCGAGTTCGGCGTGGAGACCCGCGACGCACTGCTGCACGCCATCTCCGAGGAGTTCGTCGAGGCCGTGGAGGCCCTGCTCGACCACGAGGAGCGGACCAGGAAGCCCGGCGAACCGAAC AGTTGGGAGGCGCTTCCGCCGGAGACGGCCACGTTTACGTCTGACATCACGCCGCTGATCCTGGCGGCGCACCGGGACAGCTACGAGATCATCAAGCTGCTGCTGGACCGCGGCGCGCAGCTGCCCGAGCCGCACGACGTGCGCTGCGGCTGCGACGACTGCGTGCGCTCCCGCCGCGAGGACTCGCTGCGACACTCCCGCTCCAGGATCAACGCGTACCGCGCGCTCGCCTCCCCTTCGCTCATCGCCCTATCCTCCAAGGACCCCATTTTAACCGCTTTCGAGCTGTCGTGGGAGCTGCGCCGGTTGTCCGCATTGGAACATGAGTTCAAAACGGAATACCAGGAGCTCCGCGTTCAGTGTCAGGAGTTCGCGACTGCACTGTTGGATCACACGCGGACGTCTAATGAACTTCAGATCCTGCTGAATCACGAGAAGGGTGCTTCACCTCAGGCACCGCTCACTGAACCAGGCGCTCCCGAGCGGATGCGCTTGTCGCGGCTCAAGCTTGCCATCAAGTTGCGACAAAAGAAG TTCGTGGCGCACCCGAACGTGCAGCAGCTGCTGGCGTCGATCTGGTACGAGAGCGTGCCCGGGTTCCGCCGCAAGAACATGCTGCTGCAGGCGGCGGAGATGGTGCGGATCGGCGCCATGTTCCCGCTCTACTCGCTCGCCTACATCGCGGCGCCGCACTCCGCCGTCGGACGCACGCTCAGGAAGCCCTTCATCAAATTCCTCTGCCACTCCGCCAGTTACTTTATGTTTCTAT TTCTGTTGATCCTGGCGTCGCAGCGCATCGAGACGGCGCCGGGCGGGCTGCTGTGGGACGTCTCCCACGACGAGCCGCTCTCCCGGCGCGGCTCCATGCCCTCCATAGTCGAGTGGCTCATACTCGCCTGGGTCAGCG GCTTAATCTGGAGCGAAGTGAAGCAGCTGTGGGACATGGGGCTGAGAGAGTACGTACATGACATGTGGAACGTCATCGACTTCGTCACCAACTCGCTGTACGTGGCCACCGTGGCGCTCAGGATCGTCTCGCACTACCAG GTTCGTCGCGAGATGGCGATGGGCCTGCAGTGGAACCAACCTCGCGAGAAGTGGGACGCTTGGGACCCGATGCTGCTCTCCGAGGGGCTGTTCTCGGCCGCCAACATCTTCAGCAGTCTCAAGTTGGTGTACATCTTCAGCGTGAACCCTCACCTCGGTCCGTTGCAGGTGTCGCTGAGTCGGATGGTGTTGGACATCCTCAAGTTTTTTGTCTTGGACATACTCGTCATATTTGCGTTCTCATGCG GGCTAAACCAGTTGTTGTGGTACTACGCGGACATGGAGAAGAAGCGCTGCACGGTGGGCACCGCGCTCACGCCCAACGGCACCCTGCCCGACCCGGACGCCTGTGTCGTCTGGAGACGGTTTGCTAA TTTGTTCGAGACAATGCAGACGCTGTTCTGGGCTGCGTTCGGGCTGGTGGACTTGGATTCGTTCGAGCTCGACGGGATCAAGATCTTCACGCGGTTCTGGGGGATGCTCATGTTCGGCACGTACGCCGTCATCAACGTCATCGTGCTGCTCAACTTGCTCATCGCCATGATGAACCACTCCTATCAGCTGATATCC GAGCGTGCAGATGTGGAATGGAAGTTCGCCCGCAGCAAGCTGTGGATCAGCTACTTTGAGGAGGGTGGAACTGCGCCCCCGCCCTTCAACGTGCTGCCCTCGCCCAAGTCCCTGCTGTACGCCTGGCGGTGGCTGCAGCGCCGGCTCTGTGGGCACGCCCGCGCCAAGCGAGAACATATGCGGACTATTAGG AGAAAGGTGAAGCAAGCCAATGAGAGAGACTTTCGATATCAG GCTATAATGCGGAACCTGGTGCGTCGCTACGTGACGGTCCAGCAGCGGCGCGCGGAGAGCGGCGGCGTCACCGAGGACGACGTCAACGAGATCAAGCAGGACGTCTCCGCCTTCCGCTGCGAGCTCGTCGAGATCCTGCGCAACTCCGGGATGAACACCTCCACAGCCAACGCGGGAGCTCCCG AAGTAATGATGTTACGCGCAGGCGGCGGAGGCGGCAAAAAGAATCGTCAGAAGGAGCGACGCCTCATGAAGGGATTCAACATAGCTCCGGGCGGGTCCCTGGCCCCCGTGGACGAGTTCATGTCGCCCGTGTCCTGGCTGCAGCACGACCACGGCGTGCCGCACTACTCGCTGTCCACGCTGCTCGGGCCGCGCCTGCGAGCCTCCCAGTCCAGCCTCAGCGACGGACCCG GCGCCGGGATGAGTGCGTCGCGTCGCAAGCCGCAGCACAAGCGTCGCTGGGGCACAATCATCGACGCCGCTCGGGCGGCCCGTGTGTCTCGACTCATCGGCCGGTCGCGCTCTGAGGACTCTGTCTGCGATCACGCGCGGCAGTCGCCAAG CGGTAGCGAGCCTTCGGAGTCGGGCAGCGACTCGCAGCGCAGTCCGGAGCGGACGGGATCTCGGAGTGGACCCTTGCATCCGTTGACGGCACTGGCGGCCCTCAAGCGGAAGCGAAAGAAATTCTCGGATTCCCGGCGGCCCGAAGCCACGGTCCGGCCCGTTCCGGCGCCTGAGAGTCTGCAGCGCGCCAGTTCGGTGCCGGCTCGCGTGCCCCCcgccgccccgccccgcgcccctCCGCCGCCCGCCGTGTCGCCCTCCACCACCGCCGAGAGCGTGGCCGCGCGCGGAGGCAGCCGGGAGCCGCTGCTGGCCAGCCTCGACGACGAAGCGCACAAGGTAATGTCGGTTTCGAATGTGGGGCCTTTCGATTCGGCGCCGCGCGAGGACGGCCGGGTCAATGAAAGGGAACGTCGTCACTCATTGCAGCGGGACGGCTGCGGCCAGTGCGGGTACGAGTCGGGGCCGCAGGGCGGCGGGGAGGCGGGGGGCGGGGCGGGCGAGGCGGAGGGCGCGTGCGGGCGGTGCGCGGCGCTGGCGCGGCTGGCGGGCGTGACGCCGCTGGCGGGCCACGCGCCGCACCACTCCGCGGGCTGGCTCTAG